One uncultured Umboniibacter sp. genomic window carries:
- the rplD gene encoding 50S ribosomal protein L4 translates to MELNLSTPEGAKGTLEVSEATFGREFNADLVHQAVTAYLAGARQGTRAQKTRSDVSGGGKKPWKQKGSGRARAGTIRSPIWRGGGVTFAARPQDHTQKINKKMYRAAMQCILSELARTDRLVVVEQFDVEAPKTKALLAKLAAFDAKHVLIVTEAVSENLYLASRNVHTVEVCDAVSANPVSLVHREKVIVTVEALKKFEEMLG, encoded by the coding sequence ATGGAATTGAATCTTTCTACACCAGAAGGCGCAAAGGGAACTCTAGAAGTTTCTGAAGCTACTTTTGGTCGCGAGTTTAACGCCGACCTGGTTCACCAGGCTGTAACGGCGTATCTGGCCGGTGCCCGTCAAGGTACACGCGCTCAGAAAACACGCTCAGATGTTTCAGGTGGCGGTAAGAAGCCATGGAAGCAGAAAGGTAGTGGCCGCGCACGTGCCGGTACTATCCGTTCACCAATCTGGCGTGGGGGCGGTGTGACATTTGCTGCACGTCCACAGGATCACACTCAAAAAATCAACAAGAAGATGTACCGTGCAGCAATGCAGTGCATTTTGTCTGAGCTAGCGCGCACTGACCGTTTGGTTGTTGTTGAGCAGTTCGATGTTGAGGCGCCTAAGACTAAGGCGTTGCTAGCTAAGCTAGCTGCTTTTGATGCGAAACACGTATTAATCGTAACTGAAGCCGTTTCTGAGAACCTTTACCTCGCTTCACGTAATGTCCACACCGTGGAAGTTTGTGATGCTGTATCTGCTAACCCAGTTAGCTTGGTACACCGTGAGAAGGTCATCGTAACTGTTGAAGCCCTTAAGAAATTTGAGGAGATGTTAGGATGA
- the rplV gene encoding 50S ribosomal protein L22 yields the protein MEVAAKLKGARISAQKARLVADQIRGKGVEEALDILAFSSKKAAGLIKKLLESAIANAEHNEGADVDELKVSTIFVDEGMTMKRIKPRAKGRADRIFKRTCHITVKVSEQ from the coding sequence ATGGAAGTAGCTGCAAAGTTAAAAGGCGCGCGCATCTCAGCGCAGAAAGCTCGCCTAGTAGCAGACCAGATTCGCGGCAAGGGTGTTGAAGAAGCGCTAGATATTCTAGCTTTCAGCTCCAAGAAAGCAGCTGGTTTGATTAAGAAGTTGCTCGAGTCTGCAATTGCAAACGCCGAGCATAACGAAGGTGCGGATGTCGACGAATTAAAGGTTTCAACAATCTTTGTCGACGAAGGTATGACAATGAAGCGAATCAAGCCACGTGCGAAAGGACGTGCTGATCGAATCTTCAAGAGAACTTGTCATATCACCGTGAAAGTTTCTGAACAGTAA
- the rplW gene encoding 50S ribosomal protein L23 — MNQERLFKVLLGPQVTEKAALAAESANTVVFKVTTDANKLEVKHAIEKLFNVNVESVRLLNVKGKTKRTRYGIGKRNDWKKAYVRLAEGQDIDFSTFE; from the coding sequence ATGAACCAAGAGCGTCTATTCAAGGTTCTGCTAGGTCCTCAGGTTACTGAGAAAGCAGCGCTAGCAGCTGAGTCTGCAAACACTGTAGTGTTCAAAGTAACAACTGATGCTAACAAGCTTGAAGTGAAACATGCTATCGAGAAGTTATTCAACGTTAATGTTGAGTCAGTTCGTTTGTTGAACGTTAAAGGCAAGACCAAGCGTACTCGTTACGGTATTGGTAAGCGCAACGATTGGAAGAAGGCGTATGTCCGTTTGGCCGAAGGTCAAGACATCGACTTCTCGACGTTCGAGTAA
- the rplB gene encoding 50S ribosomal protein L2, translated as MAVIKRKPTSPGRRHVVSVVNTELHKGAPYAPLLEKKSKSGGRNNTGRITTRHRGGGHKQHYRVIDFRRNKDGIPATVERLEYDPNRTAHIALICYADGERRYIIAPKGVKAGDVVQSGSAAPIKPGNTLPLRNMPVGSVIHCIELKPGKGAQIARSAGTSVQLVAREGQYATLRLRSGEMRKVPSDCRATLGEVSNSEHSLRSLGKAGATRWRGIRPTVRGVAMNPVDHPHGGGEGRTSGGRHPVSPWGVPTKGYKTRSNKRTDKFIVRRRSK; from the coding sequence ATGGCAGTTATTAAACGTAAACCAACATCTCCTGGCCGTCGTCACGTAGTTAGTGTTGTAAACACCGAGCTTCATAAAGGTGCGCCGTATGCGCCGCTTCTAGAAAAGAAGAGTAAGTCAGGTGGTCGTAACAACACTGGCCGTATCACTACGCGTCACCGTGGTGGTGGTCATAAGCAGCATTACCGTGTTATCGACTTCCGTCGTAACAAAGATGGTATCCCTGCAACTGTAGAACGTCTAGAGTACGATCCGAATCGTACTGCACACATCGCGCTGATTTGTTATGCCGATGGTGAGCGCCGTTACATCATTGCTCCTAAGGGCGTGAAGGCTGGCGACGTTGTGCAAAGCGGAAGCGCCGCACCTATTAAACCTGGTAACACGTTGCCACTTCGCAACATGCCAGTAGGTTCGGTTATTCACTGTATCGAATTGAAGCCAGGTAAAGGCGCGCAGATTGCTCGTTCAGCCGGTACTTCAGTTCAGTTAGTTGCTCGTGAAGGTCAGTACGCAACTCTACGTCTTCGCTCTGGCGAAATGCGTAAGGTTCCATCTGATTGCCGCGCAACGTTAGGTGAAGTTTCTAACTCAGAGCACAGTCTACGCTCGTTGGGTAAAGCTGGTGCCACTCGCTGGCGCGGTATTCGTCCAACAGTACGCGGTGTTGCAATGAACCCAGTAGATCACCCACATGGTGGTGGTGAAGGTCGTACTTCAGGTGGCCGTCATCCGGTATCTCCTTGGGGCGTTCCAACCAAGGGTTACAAGACTCGCTCGAACAAGCGTACCGATAAGTTTATCGTACGTCGTCGCAGCAAGTAA
- the rpsS gene encoding 30S ribosomal protein S19 yields the protein MPRSLKKGPFVDLHLMKKVQTAVEANDKRPVKTWSRRSMILPEMIGLTIAVHNGRQHVPVVINEEMIGHKLGEFAGTRTYRGHIVDKKAKKR from the coding sequence GTGCCACGTTCACTGAAAAAAGGTCCATTTGTAGATTTGCACCTTATGAAAAAAGTGCAAACTGCAGTTGAAGCTAACGACAAGCGCCCGGTTAAGACTTGGTCGCGTCGTTCAATGATTTTGCCAGAAATGATCGGTCTAACCATCGCTGTGCACAACGGTCGTCAACACGTCCCAGTTGTCATCAACGAAGAAATGATCGGCCATAAGCTTGGTGAGTTCGCCGGTACCCGCACCTATCGCGGTCATATCGTCGATAAGAAAGCTAAGAAGCGTTAA
- the rplC gene encoding 50S ribosomal protein L3 codes for MTIGIVGRKSGMTRVFTDEGVSIPVSVIEVDSNRIVQVKTAETDGYDAVQVTTGSRRASRVTKSLTGHFAKAGVEAGRGLWEFRAEEHGLEVGGEVSVDLFAAGQKVDVTGTSKGKGFQGGVKRWNFSMQDATHGNSLSHRAPGSIGQCQTPGRVFKGKKMAGHMGSERVTVQSLEVVRVDAERGLILIKGAIPGAPGSDIVVKPAVKAS; via the coding sequence ATGACAATTGGTATTGTCGGACGCAAGAGCGGTATGACCCGCGTCTTTACCGATGAAGGTGTGTCTATCCCTGTTTCTGTGATTGAAGTAGATAGCAATCGCATTGTGCAGGTAAAAACAGCCGAAACTGATGGTTACGATGCTGTGCAAGTCACAACTGGTAGCCGTCGTGCCTCACGCGTAACTAAATCACTAACAGGTCACTTTGCTAAAGCCGGCGTAGAAGCTGGTCGCGGTCTTTGGGAATTTCGTGCTGAAGAGCACGGTCTTGAAGTCGGCGGTGAAGTGTCAGTTGATTTGTTCGCAGCAGGACAAAAAGTAGATGTAACCGGTACGTCTAAAGGTAAAGGATTCCAGGGCGGCGTAAAGCGCTGGAACTTTAGCATGCAAGACGCTACACACGGTAACTCATTGTCGCACCGTGCTCCTGGTTCGATCGGCCAATGCCAGACTCCTGGTCGAGTCTTTAAAGGCAAGAAAATGGCAGGTCACATGGGATCTGAGCGCGTAACAGTTCAAAGTCTTGAAGTTGTTCGCGTAGACGCTGAACGCGGCCTGATTTTGATCAAGGGCGCAATCCCTGGTGCTCCGGGTTCTGACATTGTTGTCAAGCCTGCAGTTAAAGCATCCTGA
- the rpsJ gene encoding 30S ribosomal protein S10: MQSQRIRIRLKAFDHRLIDASAQEIVDTAKRTGAQVRGPIPLPTRKERYTILVSPHVNKDARDQYEIRTHKRMLDIVEPTEKTVDALMKLDLAAGVEVQISLG, from the coding sequence ATGCAGAGCCAACGCATTCGCATTCGCCTGAAGGCATTTGATCATCGTTTAATCGATGCTTCTGCTCAGGAAATTGTCGATACTGCGAAGCGCACTGGCGCGCAGGTACGTGGTCCTATTCCTCTACCTACACGCAAAGAGCGTTACACCATCCTGGTTTCTCCGCACGTCAACAAAGACGCGCGCGATCAGTATGAAATTCGCACCCATAAGCGCATGCTCGACATCGTTGAGCCAACAGAGAAGACTGTTGACGCGTTGATGAAGTTAGATTTGGCGGCTGGTGTCGAGGTTCAAATTAGCCTCGGTTAA